A portion of the Lolium rigidum isolate FL_2022 chromosome 1, APGP_CSIRO_Lrig_0.1, whole genome shotgun sequence genome contains these proteins:
- the LOC124708681 gene encoding uncharacterized protein LOC124708681 has protein sequence MKILSLNCRGCGKSGAIPELRSLMENHRPDLVFLMETKLSKEKCERMQWMLGFPHGLCVKSEGRSGGIALWWKREISVSLKSLAEAHIDVFISPDESGWKEFRLTGFYGEPRRDLRPQSWYLLKYLKRQFKIPWICVGDFNEVLSNSEYFGSRERAEWQMDGFREVVNYCNFIDLGYTGLPYTWDNKQNGSRNVKVRLDRALANADFINIFEGTWVQHVQTTTSDHCALIIEIKKGLHNQVTRTTSKLFRYENMWQSHQEYNQIIRKAWYDNRKGDNLSAVATTLRGVQKELQHWSYYTFGSVRRKATKKGADRIQKAIEDYNRASGQLVNKQKSSVFFSLNTNEEVKMEVLNSLGIENEALGAKYLGLPTAVGRSTKEAFEYIPERVHALVSGWCEKNLNAAGRDVFLKLVVQAIPTYSMSCFKLSPAICKKITSSMSNYYWGGCPEKRKMHWLNWPDMTRSKLQGGMGFRDLPTFNLALLAKQGWRLLMKPDSLYARVMKGKYFPHCDFMQAKKGKHSSHTWRAILSGRYALERGMIKRVGTGKDIKIWEDNWIPSNRSLRPLWKPPNTQLTWVADLINAAEGTWNESLVRDTFIPPDANAILSIPLGGIESDTLAWVFEKHASTKHTVKPQKKGFFAMDRRASFAAPSIRVRIPDQLPTLFEPQNTTPHVRTHSDAGEEVPSPERCLSVLALQLAVLEKAASRLGTLAFVWATVVLLAGFAITLGRTDFWCITGLLLIEGTRILGRSHELEWQHQATWRRHRPVSCAIVRAFSWMQLVSASACVSLSLIRLLHQHYGGSEEARTNRSAALNIFYGLALAEALLFLVEKALWQWKMGHRRLLESVAEDCNLANACGGEVAVRRFFYDSYSCCLNGSIFDGLHMDLVSYANDLVTAGSHDEQSLGVGILVSLAESDRFADAALRKIGVSAPTIERLIEMLSWKDSTEREVRRSAAVVVSMLTERKHIALRITGIPGAIESVASLLYADLDEVNILGLSILNKLAHDHDNCDKIGNTRGLLDKIISYSSIDHGRLAPTTPRDMRLKAVKQSLRVVKRLAGTTGNTGKLLRRELTDIVFTVSNVREVLQHHDKKVQAELHQLGIEILTSLSMDKEAREVIGETGGVVRVLVSMFLSPVATADFRHADAIRVEAGEALAMLALESKNNCGAIIMALGGGVGRLVAALNDPVVIVGAARILHNLCSYAGDEWQIKLKGVTAGATKVLRTIMVEKEKVLNIFLGLAAQMVQFMEPRELKASLATASVVDTVLAGTLVQVLRQYSRPSMDVPPIRRYTIELAVAMMRSDARYVALFFELGMEGELRRVAGTTSQLECFNVFSGSVGLSRHTINVCSLVTSALELMKKN, from the exons ATGAAGATTCTAAGCTTGAATTGCCGGGGTTGTGGCAAGTCAGGGGCGATTCCAGAGCTCCGCAGTCTGATGGAGAACCACCGTCCAGACCTCGTTTTCCTGATGGAGACGAAATTGAGCAAGGAAAAATGTGAGCGTATGCAATGGATGTTGGGTTTTCCCCATGGACTTTGTGTAAAGTCTGAAGGGCGAAGTGGTGGCATTGCATTGTGGTGGAAAAGAGAAATTTCTGTCAGCCTGAAATCTCTTGCCGAAGCTCACATAGATGTGTTCATATCCCCAGATGAGTCAGGATGGAAAGAGTTCAGACTAACTGGTTTCTACGGTGAACCACGTCGTGATCTCCGTCCTCAAAGCTGGTACTTGTTGAAGTACTTGAAGCGTCAGTTTAAAATACCCTGGATATGTGTTGGAGATTTCAATGAGGTGTTGTCAAATTCTGAATATTTTGGTTCCAGAGAGAGGGCGGAGTGGCAGATGGATGGATTCAGGGAAGTAGTGAATTACTGTAACTTCATTGATCTCGGGTACACTGGTTTGCCTTATACATGGGATAACAAGCAGAATGGCAGCAGAAATGTTAAAGTTCGCCTTGATCGTGCATTGGCCAATGCAGATTTTATAAATATTTTTGAGGGCACCTGGGTGCAGCATGTCCAGACCACAACCTCCGACCATTGTGCGCTAATTATTGAAATAAAGAAAGGCTTGCACAATCAAGTTACTAGGACAACTTCGAAGCTTTTCAGATACGAGAACATGTGGCAATCTCATCAGGAGTACAACCAGATTATCAGAAAGGCTTGGTATGATAACAGAAAGGGTGATAATTTAAGCGCAGTCGCTACAACCTTACGAGGGGTTCAGAAAGAACTGCAACATTGGAGCTATTACACCTTCGGTTCCGTCCGCAGGAAG GcaaccaaaaaaggtgcagatCGAATTCAGAAAGCCATTGAGGATTATAACAGAGCTTCTGGCCAGCTCGTCAACAAGCAGAAATCTTCAGTTTTCTTTAGTCTTAATACCAATGAGGAAGTGAAGATGGAAGTGCTGAATAGTCTGGGCATTGAAAATGAGGCGTTAGGTGCTAAATATTTAGGCCTCCCTACGGCTGTTGGAAGGTCGACAAAGGAAGCTTTTGAGTACATACCAGAGCGAGTGCATGCATTAGTATCTGGATGGTGCGAGAAGAATCTGAATGCGGCAGGAAGGGACGTCTTTTTGAAGTTGGTGGTGCAGGCAATACCAACTTACTCTATGAGCTGTTTTAAGCTCAGTCCGGCGATTTGTAAAAAGATCACCTCATCAATGTCAAACTACTATTGGGGTGGATGTCCAGAGAAGAGGAAAATGCACTGGTTAAACTGGCCAGATATGACACGCTCCAAGTTGCAAGGAGGAATGGGGTTCCGTGACTTGCCTACTTTCAATTTGGCACTTCTCGCAAAACAGGGCTGGCGACTGTTGATGAAACCAGACTCGTTATATGCTAGAGTGATGAAGGGGAAGTATTTTCCACATTGTGACTTCATGCAAGCAAAGAAAGGAAAACACTCCTCGCATACATGGCGTGCTATCCTCAGTGGGCGTTATGCGCTGGAACGTGGTATGATCAAACGAGTCGGGACTGGAAAGGATATTAAAATATGGGAGGACAATTGGATCCCCTCAAACAGATCACTTAGACCCTTATGGAAACCACCGAACACCCAGCTAACATGGGTGGCCGATTTGATAAATGCAGCTGAAGGAACTTGGAATGAAAGCCTGGTACGTGACACTTTTATACCTCCAGATGCAAATGCAATTCTCTCCATccctcttggtggaattgaaAGTGATACTCTAGCCTGGGTTTTTGAGAAGCATG CAAGCACTAAGCACACAGTGAAGCCACAGAAGAAAGGGTTCTTTGCAATGGATCGTCGTGCTAGCTTTGCTGCCCCGAGCATCCGCGTCAGGATTCCTGACCAGCTGCCGACGCTGTTCGAGCCGCAGAACACCACGCCGCACGTGCGCACCCACTCCGACGCCGGCGAAGAAGTGCCGTCTCCGGAACGCTGCCTCAGCGTGCTGGCCCTCCAGCTCGCCGTCCTGGAGAAAGCCGCGAGCCGTCTCGGCACGCTGGCCTTCGTCTGGGCCACGGTCGTCCTCCTTGCCGGGTTCGCCATCACGCTGGGCCGGACCGACTTCTGGTGCATCACGGGCCTCCTCCTAATCGAGGGCACCCGCATCCTGGGCCGCAGCCACGAGCTGGAGTGGCAGCACCAGGCCACTTGGCGCCGCCACCGGCCCGTGTCCTGCGCTATTGTGCGCGCCTTCTCCTGGATGCAGCTCGTCTCCGCCTCGGCGTGCGTCTCTCTCTCCCTCATCCGCCTCCTCCACCAGCACTATGGCGGCAGTGAGGAGGCCCGCACCAATCGGAGCGCCGCGCTGAACATCTTCTACGGCCTAGCGCTCGCTGAGGCACTCCTGTTCCTCGTCGAGAAGGCGCTGTGGCAGTGGAAGATGGGCCACCGACGCCTTCTCGAGAGCGTCGCCGAGGACTGCAACCTTGCTAACGCCTGCGGCGGCGAGGTGGCCGTCCGCCGCTTCTTCTATGACTCCTACTCATGCTGCCTCAACGGTAGCATCTTCGACGGCCTTCACATGGACCTCGTCTCCTACGCCAACGACCTCGTTACAGCGGGCTCCCACGACGAGCAGAGCCTTGGCGTCGGCATCCTCGTCTCTCTCGCCGAGTCTGACCGCTTCGCCGACGCCGCGCTCCGTAAGATAGGCGTTTCCGCGCCCACCATCGAGAGGCTCATCGAGATGCTCAGCTGGAAGGACTCGACGGAGAGGGAGGTCCGGCGATCGGCAGCGGTAGTGGTGTCCATGCTCACAGAGAGGAAGCACATCGCCCTCCGTATCACCGGCATCCCCGGCGCTATCGAGTCGGTCGCCTCGCTACTCTACGCTGACCTCGACGAGGTCAACATCCTCGGCCTCTCCATCCTCAACAAGCTAGCTCACGACCACGATAACTGCGACAAGATCGGCAACACGCGCGGCCTCCTCGACAAGATCATCTCCTACTCCAGTATCGACCATGGGCGCCTGGCCCCGACAACGCCGAGGGACATGaggctcaaggcggtgaagcagtCGCTCCGCGTGGTAAAGAGGCTGGCGGGGACGACGGGGAACACCGGGAAGCTGCTCCGGAGGGAGCTAACCGACATCGTCTTTACCGTGAGCAACGTCAGGGAGGTGCTGCAGCACCATGACAAGAAGGTCCAGGCCGAGCTGCACCAGCTGGGCATTGAGATACTGACGAGCCTTTCCATGGACAAGGAGGCGAGGGAGGTCATCGGCGAGACGGGCGGCGTGGTGAGAGTGCTTGTCTCCATGTTCTTGTCTCCAGTGGCGACGGCAGATTTTCGACATGCAGATGCGATCCGGGTGGAGGCCGGCGAGGCGCTCGCGATGCTGGCCCTGGAGAGCAAGAACAACTGTGGCGCGATCATAATGGCTCTTGGCGGAGGGGTCGGGAGGCTCGTTGCCGCGCTGAACGACCCTGTTGTCATCGTCGGTGCCGCCAGGATCCTGCACAACCTATGCTCCTATGCTGGCGACGAGTGGCAGATCAAGCTGAAAGGAGTCACGGCCGGCGCCACCAAGGTGTTGAGGACAATCATGGTGGAGAAGGAGAAGGTCCTCAACATCTTCCTCGGGCTTGCGGCGCAGATGGTCCAGTTTATGGAGCCAAGGGAGCTCAAAGCAAGCCTCGCCACGGCGAGCGTGGTGGACACGGTCCTGGCGGGGACGCTGGTGCAGGTGCTGCGTCAGTACAGCCGCCCGTCCATGGACGTGCCTCCAATCCGCCGGTACACCATCGAGCTCGCCGTCGCCATGATGCGGTCGGACGCTCGCTACGTGGCCCTGTTCTTCGAGCTCGGGATGGAGGGCGAGCTGAGACGCGTCGCTGGAACCACATCGCAGCTCGAGTGCTTCAATGTCTTCTCCGGAAGCGTAGGGCTCAGTCGACACACCATCAATGTTTGCTCGCTCGTCACGTCGGCGTTGGAGTTGATGAAGAAGAACTGA